Proteins from a single region of Geothrix sp. PMB-07:
- a CDS encoding response regulator produces MRISRTAGRPLAWFLLAMALVLMAVRRLFVLVDLLEKGISAPMLPNEVLGLLISALMLSGVLLIQGIFRSKEVQAARLEEARAEARAEADKLGAVMTATPVPLWIAEGQDCRLIQGNPAAWALLRMPEPDDQGPSAPFIWPAHAALQRAGTELRREDHPIQRAAIQGGEVRGQALDLVFEDGSLRHVMAYATPLRDRNGRVHGAVCCLVDVTEMRHAEEALAKSQKMESLGMLAGGLAHDFNNIFQMMVANLEMAAAAAPAHSRTLMYLQRLKGGLDRATGLSRDILHCSGGDLRRPEPRELSALVSECLDRIGVPVIRDLAKDLPKVLVDPVLLGRVVEGLLANAEDASATAGGIRVRTYVRHVDAQDLALGHWPDPLEPGPYVVLEVSDQGHGIEPNTLPKIFDPFFSTRDLGRGLGLAAALGIIRGHRGGIQVESIPGVGSVFRIHLPCPEGQAPSLVPAEEHRLGRNLVLLADDEADLCEVLAEMLRDWFGLEVVTALDGLEALELFRQRPEAFDLVILDATMPRMGGVEAFQAMRALRPHLPGILSSGYALPVSREQALAQGFVDFLKKPFTSAELEPLIDRAMGAKAK; encoded by the coding sequence ATGCGCATCAGCCGGACAGCCGGTCGGCCCCTGGCGTGGTTCCTGTTGGCCATGGCCTTGGTGCTGATGGCCGTCCGCCGCCTGTTCGTGCTGGTGGACCTGCTGGAGAAGGGCATCTCTGCCCCGATGCTGCCCAACGAGGTGCTGGGCCTGCTGATCTCTGCCCTCATGCTGTCTGGGGTGCTGCTCATCCAGGGCATTTTCCGCTCCAAGGAGGTGCAGGCTGCGCGCCTGGAGGAGGCTCGGGCCGAGGCCAGGGCGGAAGCGGACAAACTGGGCGCGGTGATGACGGCCACGCCCGTTCCCCTGTGGATCGCCGAGGGGCAGGACTGCCGCTTGATTCAGGGCAACCCGGCGGCCTGGGCCCTGTTGCGCATGCCGGAGCCTGACGATCAGGGCCCTTCGGCCCCCTTTATATGGCCTGCCCATGCGGCCTTGCAGCGGGCGGGGACGGAACTCCGGCGGGAGGATCACCCCATCCAGCGGGCGGCGATCCAGGGCGGTGAAGTGCGCGGCCAGGCCCTGGACCTGGTGTTCGAGGATGGTTCGCTCCGCCATGTGATGGCCTATGCCACACCCCTGCGGGATCGCAATGGGCGCGTCCATGGAGCCGTGTGCTGCCTGGTGGATGTCACCGAGATGCGCCACGCGGAAGAAGCCCTCGCCAAGTCCCAGAAAATGGAAAGCCTCGGCATGCTGGCCGGGGGGCTGGCCCACGATTTCAACAACATCTTCCAGATGATGGTGGCGAATCTGGAGATGGCCGCCGCCGCCGCCCCGGCGCATTCACGCACCCTGATGTATCTCCAGCGGCTGAAGGGCGGCCTCGACCGCGCCACGGGCCTGAGCCGGGACATCCTGCATTGCTCCGGCGGCGACCTCCGGCGCCCGGAACCCCGCGAACTGAGCGCCCTCGTCAGCGAATGCCTGGATCGCATCGGTGTGCCGGTGATCCGCGATCTCGCGAAGGACCTGCCCAAGGTGCTGGTGGATCCCGTGCTCCTGGGGCGGGTGGTGGAGGGGCTCCTTGCCAATGCTGAGGATGCCAGTGCCACGGCCGGTGGCATTCGGGTGCGGACCTATGTGCGCCACGTCGATGCCCAGGATCTGGCCCTGGGGCACTGGCCCGATCCCCTGGAACCGGGGCCCTACGTGGTGCTGGAAGTCTCCGACCAGGGGCACGGCATCGAGCCCAATACCCTGCCGAAGATCTTCGATCCCTTCTTCTCGACGCGGGATCTGGGCCGCGGCCTGGGCCTGGCGGCGGCCCTGGGCATCATCCGCGGCCACCGGGGCGGCATCCAGGTGGAGAGCATTCCGGGGGTGGGCAGCGTATTCCGCATCCACCTTCCTTGCCCGGAAGGGCAGGCCCCATCCTTGGTTCCAGCGGAGGAGCACCGCCTTGGCCGCAACCTCGTGCTGCTGGCCGATGACGAGGCGGATCTCTGCGAGGTGCTGGCCGAGATGCTGCGGGACTGGTTCGGCCTGGAGGTGGTGACGGCCCTGGATGGCCTGGAGGCGCTGGAGTTGTTCCGCCAGCGGCCCGAGGCCTTCGATCTGGTGATTCTCGACGCCACCATGCCCCGCATGGGCGGGGTCGAGGCCTTCCAGGCCATGCGCGCCCTCAGGCCCCACCTTCCCGGAATTCTCTCCAGCGGCTACGCGCTGCCCGTGTCGCGGGAGCAGGCCCTGGCCCAGGGCTTCGTGGATTTCCTCAAGAAGCCCTTCACGAGTGCCGAACTCGAGCCCCTCATCGACCGGGCTATGGGCGCGAAAGCGAAGTGA
- a CDS encoding DegT/DnrJ/EryC1/StrS aminotransferase family protein: MSYQRRQEFLPFTRPMVGEEEIAEIIDTIHSGWITTGPKSAKFEELLKAYNGVPHCLAMNSATTAQEITMQVLNLQPGDEVITTSLTWVSTLSTVVLQGGVPVLVDIDPVTMNLDPAKIEAAITPRTKGIIPVHLTGLPCDMAAIWQIAEKHGLWVIEDAAQAMGAHHRGTKIGGDPRSIMTVYSFHPNKNMTTGEGGAIAFFNDEYESRIKRLRFHGIDRDAWKRFAKEGSPHTEVFEPARKANFMDLQAAMGLHQIGKLDGFNARRGVLFHRYLDLMKDIEEVMLPWPGDDNLGHCFHLFVLRIHPEKLGLDRDAFVAALKEENIGTGIHYRPAHVHPWYRDFYAANPQHLPKEGLPHSEWSGERLLSLPLWPGLSEADQDQVVAAIRQVIAQAKVGVRG, encoded by the coding sequence ATGTCCTACCAACGCCGCCAGGAATTCCTCCCCTTCACCCGTCCCATGGTGGGCGAAGAGGAAATCGCGGAAATCATCGACACCATCCACAGCGGGTGGATCACCACGGGGCCCAAGTCGGCCAAGTTTGAAGAGCTTCTGAAGGCCTACAACGGGGTGCCCCACTGCCTGGCCATGAACAGCGCCACCACGGCCCAGGAAATCACCATGCAGGTGCTGAACCTGCAGCCGGGCGATGAAGTCATCACCACGTCGCTGACCTGGGTGAGCACCCTCAGCACCGTGGTGCTGCAGGGCGGTGTGCCCGTGCTGGTCGACATCGATCCCGTCACCATGAACCTCGATCCCGCCAAGATCGAGGCGGCCATCACGCCGCGCACCAAGGGCATCATCCCCGTGCACCTCACGGGCCTGCCCTGCGACATGGCCGCCATCTGGCAGATCGCCGAAAAGCACGGCCTCTGGGTGATCGAGGATGCCGCCCAGGCCATGGGCGCCCACCACCGCGGCACCAAGATCGGCGGCGATCCGCGCTCGATCATGACGGTCTACAGCTTCCACCCCAACAAGAACATGACCACCGGCGAAGGCGGCGCCATCGCCTTCTTCAACGATGAGTACGAAAGCCGCATCAAGCGCCTCCGTTTCCACGGCATCGACCGCGATGCCTGGAAGCGCTTCGCCAAGGAAGGCAGCCCCCACACCGAGGTCTTCGAGCCTGCCCGCAAGGCCAACTTCATGGATCTGCAAGCGGCCATGGGCCTGCACCAGATCGGCAAGCTGGATGGCTTCAACGCCCGGCGCGGCGTGCTCTTCCACCGCTACCTTGATTTGATGAAGGACATCGAGGAAGTCATGCTGCCCTGGCCCGGCGATGACAACCTGGGCCACTGCTTCCACCTCTTCGTGCTGCGCATCCACCCCGAGAAGCTGGGCCTGGACCGCGACGCCTTCGTGGCCGCCCTCAAGGAGGAGAACATCGGCACGGGCATTCACTACCGCCCGGCCCACGTGCATCCCTGGTACCGGGATTTCTACGCGGCCAACCCGCAGCACTTGCCCAAGGAGGGCCTGCCCCACAGCGAGTGGAGCGGCGAGCGGCTGCTGAGCCTGCCGCTTTGGCCCGGTCTCAGCGAGGCGGACCAGGACCAGGTGGTCGCGGCCATCCGGCAGGTGATCGCCCAGGCGAAAGTGGGGGTTCGAGGGTAG
- a CDS encoding cell wall metabolism sensor histidine kinase WalK, with amino-acid sequence MNAANPPSGPKPPSQPSQPSSGPKVNPAGVQSSSGPKQVPVTPRPQGSEMLAELLQTQRQLTQTMHETRDLRAKLSRRSHQMQVLQQVSEILAATSKGGQVVSVVLDVLAQEFHCRRAVVWTLEDGGVGYVPKDGNGLSRAEWSALRLPAPNPFPATPLVLFQSQWLDSIGDDEALGALRGTDGAHLFFIPFEHQLLLLGFAILAMPGDRKWEEDDLDSITILQRQAAVSLYNAWLFRDLSEQRDALQRQALELERVNDALREADQLKSEFLALTSHELRTPLTGILGFTRLVMDGLYDDAEEMRSMLQDSYSSGQHLLGLLNDILDLAKIESGKLEVHPEPFSLAVLIDEVRPIAEAYPRKAGVELIWPENLDIPDVMVDPNRLKQVLLNLLSNALKFTKEGSVSIQVERHPGVIALLVVDTGIGVSQEAQARLFQKFAQAEGGHSREYGGTGLGLVICKHLMEMMGGTISLSSEGLGKGSTLSITVSIA; translated from the coding sequence ATGAACGCCGCCAATCCTCCATCTGGCCCCAAGCCACCCTCGCAGCCATCCCAGCCCAGTTCAGGGCCCAAGGTGAATCCGGCGGGCGTCCAGTCCTCCTCGGGGCCAAAGCAGGTGCCGGTCACGCCGCGCCCCCAAGGGTCGGAAATGCTGGCCGAGCTCCTGCAGACCCAGCGGCAACTTACCCAGACGATGCATGAGACGCGGGATCTGCGGGCCAAGCTGAGTCGGCGCTCCCACCAGATGCAGGTGCTCCAGCAGGTGTCGGAAATCCTGGCGGCCACCTCCAAGGGCGGCCAGGTGGTCAGCGTGGTGCTCGATGTGCTGGCTCAGGAATTCCACTGCCGCCGGGCCGTGGTCTGGACACTCGAAGACGGTGGAGTGGGCTACGTGCCCAAGGATGGCAACGGCCTGTCCCGGGCCGAATGGTCCGCCCTGCGCCTGCCGGCCCCCAACCCCTTCCCGGCCACGCCCCTGGTGCTTTTCCAAAGCCAATGGCTGGATTCCATCGGCGACGACGAGGCGCTGGGCGCCCTGCGCGGCACGGATGGCGCCCACCTCTTCTTCATTCCGTTTGAGCACCAGCTGCTGCTGCTTGGCTTCGCCATCCTGGCCATGCCTGGCGACCGGAAATGGGAAGAGGATGATCTCGATTCCATCACCATTCTGCAGCGGCAGGCAGCCGTCTCCCTCTACAACGCTTGGCTGTTCCGGGATCTCTCCGAGCAGCGCGACGCCCTCCAGCGCCAGGCCTTGGAACTGGAGCGGGTCAACGACGCCCTCCGCGAAGCGGATCAGCTGAAAAGCGAGTTCCTGGCCCTCACCAGCCACGAGCTGCGCACGCCGCTCACAGGCATCCTGGGCTTCACCCGCCTGGTCATGGATGGCCTCTACGACGATGCCGAAGAGATGCGCTCCATGCTGCAGGACAGCTACTCCTCGGGGCAGCACCTGCTGGGCCTCCTCAACGACATCCTGGATCTGGCCAAGATTGAATCCGGCAAGCTGGAAGTGCATCCAGAGCCCTTCTCCCTCGCGGTTCTCATCGACGAAGTGCGGCCCATCGCCGAGGCCTATCCCCGCAAGGCCGGGGTGGAGCTGATCTGGCCCGAGAACCTCGACATTCCCGACGTGATGGTGGACCCCAACCGGCTGAAGCAGGTCCTGCTGAACCTGCTGTCCAACGCCCTGAAGTTCACCAAGGAGGGCAGCGTCTCCATCCAGGTGGAGCGCCATCCCGGCGTCATCGCGCTGCTGGTGGTGGATACGGGCATCGGTGTGAGCCAAGAGGCCCAGGCCCGGCTCTTCCAGAAATTCGCCCAGGCGGAAGGCGGCCACAGCCGCGAGTACGGCGGCACCGGCCTTGGCCTGGTGATCTGCAAACACCTCATGGAAATGATGGGCGGCACCATCAGCCTGAGCAGCGAGGGGCTGGGCAAGGGCAGCACCCTGAGCATCACGGTGAGCATCGCCTAG
- a CDS encoding cell wall metabolism sensor histidine kinase WalK: MANRAPTFSLQRIIFLAVSLVVCVQVGWWINVQIRESRRLLEARTEALSASRAEAWQMDSLSILAFIHANPDPSSRSGAIEGRYIPLPDLRQRRDAIHRRFPHVAVVLAPVTPQDLPLLDGRAFLTLRPEPLIELQNQRWHSVFRAASEGAFMVAAVLLGFVVIYRKLEEELDLKLRQRNFTSAVTHELKTPIASLRVWTETLFTRSLGEEQRLRIRGLMEKDLDRLQELVGNLLDVARAESGSLVLHLAPLELEPWLRGVCEGMDERLGPGQLGLKLEFGSEPLWVNADSKALGTVVENLLSNAFKYAAEPRQTTVTLDGDGEDALIVVSDLGHGLASKDLPRVFHRFFRVGDEMTRQVTGTGLGLFLVKEIVTRHNGDVRASSRGAGLGSAFTIRLPRIPKPEEGPADEPADEPADA, encoded by the coding sequence ATGGCGAATCGCGCCCCCACCTTCTCCCTCCAGCGCATCATCTTCCTGGCCGTATCGCTGGTGGTGTGCGTGCAGGTGGGCTGGTGGATCAACGTGCAGATCCGCGAATCCCGGCGCCTCCTGGAGGCCCGCACCGAGGCGCTCTCCGCCAGCCGGGCCGAGGCCTGGCAGATGGACAGTCTGAGCATCCTCGCTTTCATCCACGCCAACCCCGATCCCTCCTCCCGCTCCGGGGCCATCGAAGGCCGCTACATCCCCCTGCCCGACCTTCGCCAGCGGCGCGACGCCATCCATCGCCGCTTCCCCCATGTGGCCGTGGTGCTGGCCCCGGTCACCCCCCAGGACCTGCCCCTCCTGGATGGCCGGGCCTTCCTCACCCTGCGCCCCGAACCCTTGATCGAACTGCAGAATCAGCGTTGGCACTCGGTGTTCCGTGCCGCCTCCGAGGGCGCCTTCATGGTGGCGGCGGTGCTGCTGGGGTTTGTCGTCATCTACCGGAAGCTGGAGGAGGAGCTGGATCTGAAGCTCCGCCAGCGCAATTTCACCTCGGCAGTGACCCACGAACTGAAAACGCCCATCGCATCCCTGCGGGTGTGGACCGAAACCCTCTTCACGCGCTCCCTCGGCGAGGAACAGCGGCTGCGGATCCGCGGCCTCATGGAGAAGGATCTGGACCGCCTCCAGGAACTGGTGGGCAACCTGCTGGACGTGGCGCGCGCCGAATCCGGCAGCCTGGTGCTGCACCTGGCGCCGCTGGAGCTGGAGCCTTGGCTGCGGGGTGTCTGCGAGGGCATGGATGAGCGCCTGGGCCCCGGCCAGCTGGGCCTCAAGCTGGAATTCGGTTCGGAGCCCCTCTGGGTGAACGCCGATTCCAAGGCCCTGGGCACGGTGGTGGAGAACCTGCTCTCCAACGCCTTCAAGTACGCCGCCGAGCCGCGCCAGACCACGGTCACCCTCGACGGCGATGGGGAGGATGCCCTCATTGTGGTGAGTGATCTGGGCCACGGCCTGGCCTCCAAGGATCTGCCCCGGGTCTTCCACCGCTTCTTCCGTGTGGGCGACGAAATGACCCGCCAGGTCACAGGCACCGGCCTGGGCCTGTTCCTGGTGAAGGAGATCGTCACCCGGCACAACGGCGACGTGCGGGCCTCCAGCCGGGGCGCAGGGCTGGGCTCGGCCTTCACCATCCGCCTGCCGCGCATTCCCAAGCCAGAAGAGGGGCCGGCTGATGAGCCCGCGGACGAGCCCGCAGATGCCTGA
- a CDS encoding RNA polymerase sigma factor codes for MPEPVGARPEAGLVQAAAQGDAEAFEALVRPHLGMLFRVIERILGNEAESQDALQDALLTLHRELPGFQGASKFSTWAYRICVNQALMARRKRVRRREDAIEDLMPRFGDEGHHMDVDTLVDWSEDAEALMRVEQAELKARVQAGLDRLSDDQRAVFVLRDLEGWNTEEIARHLGITRELVRQRVHRARLALRAMLPEFAPAQEGR; via the coding sequence ATGCCTGAGCCGGTCGGCGCCCGCCCGGAGGCGGGCCTGGTCCAGGCCGCCGCCCAGGGGGACGCGGAGGCCTTCGAGGCCCTGGTGCGCCCCCACCTCGGCATGCTGTTCCGGGTCATTGAGCGCATCCTGGGCAATGAGGCCGAAAGCCAGGATGCCCTCCAGGACGCCCTGCTCACGCTGCACCGGGAGCTGCCGGGCTTCCAGGGGGCCAGCAAGTTCAGCACCTGGGCCTACCGGATCTGCGTCAACCAGGCACTCATGGCCCGACGGAAGCGGGTCCGCCGCCGGGAGGATGCCATCGAAGATCTGATGCCACGTTTCGGTGACGAAGGGCATCACATGGACGTCGACACGCTCGTTGATTGGAGCGAAGACGCGGAGGCGCTCATGAGAGTCGAGCAGGCGGAGCTGAAGGCCAGGGTCCAGGCGGGCCTGGACCGCCTGTCCGACGACCAGCGCGCCGTCTTCGTCCTGCGTGATCTCGAAGGCTGGAACACCGAGGAGATCGCCCGGCACCTGGGCATCACCCGCGAGCTGGTGCGCCAGCGGGTGCACCGGGCCCGCCTCGCGCTGCGGGCCATGCTGCCCGAATTTGCCCCCGCCCAGGAGGGTCGATGA
- a CDS encoding cupin domain-containing protein translates to MTILLPTCERVTSLLTAYEEGALGPFDWLGVKLHLALCPPCKTFHDTFDRTPALLRQAWQHWEDEPIPVAEHALSGALAALREGRVPTGPQHHPEPELWAALAPGGDPLLALLLRLHLGRCASCRDIHGEHEAISITGDPLAALRPHLPPESQWRWIKRGLGGGQVAIVMEDAATGATLHLACLPGGKRSPVHSHQGLECALVLCGALQDGPAHLRAGDWITHASGHLHGPTADDGCECWALVALERPVKFLGWRGALNLFQ, encoded by the coding sequence ATGACCATCCTCCTCCCCACCTGTGAACGCGTCACGAGCCTCCTCACGGCCTACGAGGAGGGCGCCCTCGGCCCCTTCGACTGGCTGGGCGTGAAGCTCCACCTGGCCCTATGTCCGCCCTGCAAGACCTTTCACGACACCTTCGACCGCACCCCGGCCCTGCTCCGCCAAGCCTGGCAACACTGGGAGGACGAACCCATCCCGGTGGCCGAGCATGCCCTTTCCGGGGCCCTGGCCGCGCTTCGTGAAGGCCGTGTGCCCACGGGCCCCCAACACCACCCCGAGCCCGAGCTGTGGGCGGCCCTGGCCCCCGGAGGCGATCCCCTGCTGGCGCTCCTGCTGCGCCTCCACCTCGGGCGCTGCGCCAGCTGCCGTGACATCCATGGTGAGCACGAGGCCATTTCCATCACCGGGGACCCCCTGGCGGCCCTCCGTCCCCACCTCCCCCCCGAAAGCCAGTGGCGCTGGATCAAGCGGGGCCTGGGCGGCGGCCAGGTGGCCATCGTCATGGAGGATGCCGCCACCGGCGCCACCCTTCACCTGGCCTGCCTGCCCGGGGGCAAGCGCAGCCCCGTGCACAGCCATCAGGGGCTGGAATGCGCCCTGGTGCTCTGCGGCGCCCTGCAGGATGGCCCGGCCCACTTGAGGGCCGGCGATTGGATCACCCACGCCAGCGGCCATCTGCACGGTCCCACCGCCGATGATGGCTGTGAATGCTGGGCCCTGGTGGCCCTGGAGCGGCCGGTGAAGTTCCTGGGCTGGCGCGGGGCGCTGAACCTGTTCCAGTAG
- a CDS encoding DMT family transporter, giving the protein MSRSSDTTRGVGLVALAALLWSSSGLFIKLLPLGALQICCVRSLIAALTIAAVVKRRGGSPFPRPDALSLACAASYAGVLVFFVAATKLTTAANAIFLQFSAPIYLVFLEPRVTGRAVQRRDLTAVALCLGAMTLFFVGRLGAGTLLGNLLGVATGLCLALFSLSLKVQRERRPGADPIAAIILGNLLVAALTAPFALPGLHPTLPQTAILLYLGVFQIGLGFLLFNAGMRHLTATAAVVTGTLEAVLNPLWVFLGLGERPSAWALAGGLVILGTIGWYSLGSRALNRRTSLL; this is encoded by the coding sequence ATGAGCCGTTCCAGCGATACCACCCGGGGCGTGGGCCTCGTGGCCTTGGCGGCCCTGCTGTGGAGCTCCAGCGGCCTCTTCATCAAGCTCCTGCCCCTGGGCGCCCTGCAGATCTGCTGCGTCCGCAGCCTGATCGCCGCGTTGACCATCGCCGCCGTCGTGAAACGGCGGGGCGGCAGCCCATTTCCCCGCCCCGATGCCCTCTCCCTGGCCTGCGCGGCCAGCTACGCCGGGGTACTGGTGTTTTTCGTGGCCGCCACCAAGCTGACCACCGCCGCCAACGCGATCTTCCTGCAGTTCTCCGCGCCCATCTACCTGGTGTTCCTGGAGCCCCGGGTGACGGGCCGGGCCGTGCAGCGGCGCGATCTGACGGCGGTGGCCCTCTGCCTGGGCGCCATGACCCTCTTCTTCGTGGGCCGCCTGGGCGCGGGCACCCTGCTGGGCAACCTCCTGGGTGTGGCCACGGGCCTCTGTCTGGCCCTCTTCTCTTTGAGCCTGAAGGTGCAGCGGGAGCGCCGCCCGGGTGCAGATCCCATCGCCGCCATCATCCTGGGCAACCTACTGGTGGCCGCCCTCACCGCGCCCTTCGCCCTGCCGGGGCTGCACCCCACGCTGCCCCAGACAGCCATCCTCCTCTACCTCGGGGTCTTCCAGATCGGCCTGGGCTTCCTGCTCTTCAATGCGGGCATGCGCCACCTCACCGCCACGGCCGCCGTGGTGACCGGTACCCTGGAGGCCGTGCTGAACCCCCTGTGGGTGTTCCTGGGCCTCGGGGAGCGCCCCTCGGCCTGGGCTCTGGCAGGAGGCCTCGTCATTCTAGGGACCATCGGCTGGTACAGCCTGGGTTCCAGGGCACTTAATCGGCGCACGTCCCTGTTGTGA
- the hydG gene encoding [FeFe] hydrogenase H-cluster radical SAM maturase HydG has translation MRGPSESFPLDEASIHSALAAAPKDDPVRVREILAKAREMKGLADQDLPPLMAAQDPALLQEIFNTARWVKDQIYGNRIVMFAPLYVSNLCANECLYCAFRASNRELKRRALTQAEIAAEVDCLLSQGHKRLVLVAGEAYPKEGLDYILSAIRTVYSVRRGDENIRRVNVNIAPLDVPDFKRLKDTEIGTYQLFQETYHRETYAQMHQRGVKADFDWRLGCMDRAMQAGIDDVGIGALFGLYDWRFELLATLHHARHLEDRFGCGPHTISVPRIEPAEGSETSEHPPHAVKDEDFWKLIAILRLAVPYTGLILSTRERPEVRSIALQLGISQISAGSRTNPGGYEEDIEGGAQFSLGDHRSLDEVVRDLAETGFIPSFCTSCYRMGRTGVDFMDLAKPGEIKAHCHPNALSTLQEFVEDHASPETRLAAERLIAADLAQLDPRIRAQSERMVAQVKEGARDVFC, from the coding sequence ATGCGCGGACCCTCAGAATCCTTCCCCCTGGACGAGGCCTCCATCCACTCGGCCCTGGCGGCGGCGCCGAAGGATGATCCGGTCCGCGTGCGGGAGATCCTGGCCAAGGCCCGGGAGATGAAGGGCCTGGCGGATCAGGACCTGCCTCCCCTCATGGCCGCCCAGGACCCGGCGCTGCTGCAGGAGATCTTCAATACCGCCCGCTGGGTGAAGGATCAGATCTACGGCAACCGCATCGTGATGTTCGCGCCGCTCTACGTGTCGAACCTCTGCGCCAACGAATGCCTCTACTGCGCCTTCCGCGCCTCCAACCGCGAGCTGAAGCGCCGCGCACTCACCCAGGCCGAGATCGCCGCCGAGGTGGACTGCCTGCTCTCCCAGGGCCACAAGCGGCTGGTGCTCGTGGCGGGCGAGGCGTATCCGAAAGAGGGCCTCGACTACATCCTGTCGGCCATCCGCACGGTCTACTCCGTGCGCCGCGGCGATGAGAACATCCGCCGCGTGAACGTCAACATCGCCCCCCTGGATGTGCCGGACTTCAAGCGGCTGAAGGACACCGAGATCGGCACCTACCAGCTCTTCCAGGAGACCTACCACCGCGAGACCTATGCCCAGATGCACCAGCGCGGCGTCAAGGCGGACTTCGACTGGCGGCTGGGCTGCATGGACCGCGCGATGCAGGCGGGCATCGACGATGTGGGCATCGGCGCCCTCTTCGGCCTCTACGACTGGCGCTTCGAGCTGCTGGCCACCCTGCACCACGCCCGCCACTTGGAGGATCGCTTCGGCTGCGGCCCCCACACCATCAGCGTGCCCCGCATCGAACCCGCGGAGGGTTCCGAAACCAGCGAACACCCGCCTCACGCCGTGAAAGACGAGGATTTCTGGAAGCTCATCGCCATCCTGCGCCTAGCCGTGCCCTACACAGGCCTCATCCTCAGCACCCGGGAGCGGCCCGAAGTGCGCAGCATCGCCTTGCAGCTGGGCATCAGCCAGATCAGCGCCGGCAGCCGCACCAATCCCGGCGGCTATGAAGAAGATATCGAGGGCGGCGCCCAGTTCTCCCTGGGCGACCATCGCAGCCTCGACGAAGTGGTGCGCGATCTGGCCGAGACCGGCTTCATCCCCAGCTTCTGCACCAGCTGCTACCGCATGGGCCGCACCGGCGTGGATTTCATGGATCTGGCCAAACCCGGCGAGATCAAGGCCCACTGCCACCCCAACGCCCTCTCCACCCTGCAGGAATTCGTCGAGGACCACGCCAGCCCCGAGACCCGCCTCGCGGCGGAGCGCCTCATCGCCGCGGACCTGGCGCAGCTGGATCCCCGGATCCGCGCCCAGTCGGAGCGCATGGTGGCCCAGGTGAAGGAAGGAGCCCGCGATGTGTTCTGCTGA
- the hydF gene encoding [FeFe] hydrogenase H-cluster maturation GTPase HydF translates to MQPASRSMRLHIGLFGRRNVGKSSLLNALTRQQVSIVSAQAGTTTDPVEKPMELLPFGPVLFVDTAGLDDEGLLGEVRSGRSRAVLDRVDLGILVAERGTWGLFEESLLADLKARNIPTVVAFNKHDLHAEADLPSLDSVEVVAVSALDGHGVDALREALLRAAPADHFDTRHLLSDLVPPGEVAVLVMPIDASAPKGRLILPQVMAVRDVLDGAGLALVVQARELSRALSSLKGLPALVVTDSQAFHSVARDVPDSVPMTSFSILMSRFHGSLAAQVRGTFAIEDLRGGDRVLVAEGCTHHPTEEDIGRVKLPRWLTQKVGEPLRFDTVQGRDFPADLSPYKLVVHCGNCMGNRREMLARIHRCDAAGVPITNYGLAIAYSLGIFDRALRPFPEVQEFLHALRA, encoded by the coding sequence ATGCAACCCGCTTCCCGCAGCATGCGGCTCCACATCGGCCTCTTCGGCCGTCGCAACGTGGGGAAATCCTCCCTGCTCAACGCCCTCACGCGGCAACAGGTCTCCATCGTCTCGGCCCAGGCGGGCACCACCACGGATCCCGTGGAAAAACCCATGGAGCTGCTGCCCTTCGGTCCCGTGCTCTTCGTGGATACGGCCGGATTGGATGATGAAGGTTTGCTGGGAGAAGTCCGCTCGGGCCGTTCCCGCGCCGTTCTCGACCGGGTGGACCTGGGCATCCTCGTGGCCGAGCGCGGTACCTGGGGGCTTTTCGAGGAGAGCCTGCTGGCGGACCTGAAAGCCCGGAACATCCCCACCGTGGTGGCCTTCAACAAGCACGACCTGCATGCGGAGGCGGACCTTCCCAGCCTGGACAGCGTCGAGGTGGTCGCCGTGTCCGCCCTGGATGGCCACGGCGTGGACGCCCTCCGCGAGGCCCTGCTGCGGGCCGCTCCCGCGGACCACTTCGATACCCGACACCTGCTGTCCGATCTGGTGCCACCCGGAGAAGTGGCGGTGCTGGTCATGCCCATCGACGCTTCGGCGCCCAAGGGTCGGCTGATCCTGCCCCAGGTCATGGCCGTGCGCGATGTGCTGGATGGCGCGGGGCTGGCCCTGGTGGTGCAGGCGCGTGAACTCTCCCGGGCCCTGTCCTCGCTGAAGGGCCTGCCGGCGCTGGTGGTGACGGATTCCCAGGCCTTCCACTCCGTGGCGCGGGACGTGCCGGATTCGGTGCCCATGACCTCGTTCAGCATCCTCATGAGCCGCTTCCACGGCAGCCTCGCCGCCCAGGTGCGCGGCACCTTCGCCATCGAGGATCTGCGCGGCGGTGACCGGGTACTGGTGGCCGAGGGTTGCACGCATCACCCCACCGAGGAGGACATCGGCCGGGTGAAGCTGCCCCGGTGGCTGACGCAGAAGGTTGGGGAGCCGCTGCGCTTCGACACCGTGCAGGGCCGTGATTTCCCGGCGGATCTCTCCCCCTACAAGCTGGTGGTGCATTGCGGCAACTGCATGGGCAACCGCCGTGAAATGCTCGCCCGCATCCACCGCTGCGATGCCGCCGGTGTGCCCATCACCAACTACGGCCTGGCCATCGCGTATTCCCTTGGCATCTTTGACCGCGCCCTGCGCCCCTTCCCCGAAGTCCAGGAGTTCCTCCATGCCCTTCGCGCTTGA